From Candidatus Bathyarchaeota archaeon, the proteins below share one genomic window:
- a CDS encoding serine hydrolase has translation MSEIIKEKLLRRLEAITNDFNGVMGISIKDLVSGDEFNINENEVFPVASSIKIPLLMEFFRQVKSGMLDLYSEITIQEGNKTKGSGVLNELGDGTVTMSLQDLATLMIIVSDNTATNMLIDKVGMDDVNLLMQNLGLMETKLQRKMQDYQAALSGQENISTPFEFMKLMECLFRKKGLDAWVCEQTLSVLKKPKITAISLGVPMELEIANKPGGMIGVSCDAAIIFQPNRPYVIIILTKEISLSDARKILAGKRITEVSSLVYEYFQFESSANVYGMIVPESELA, from the coding sequence ATGAGCGAAATAATCAAAGAGAAGCTTTTGAGACGGTTAGAGGCTATAACCAATGACTTCAACGGAGTGATGGGCATATCCATCAAAGATCTCGTCTCTGGAGACGAGTTTAATATAAATGAGAATGAGGTGTTTCCCGTTGCCAGCTCCATAAAAATTCCATTGCTAATGGAATTTTTCAGACAGGTAAAGTCTGGAATGCTCGATCTGTATAGTGAGATTACCATCCAAGAGGGAAACAAGACAAAAGGAAGCGGCGTTCTCAATGAACTAGGAGATGGCACGGTGACAATGTCTCTGCAAGATCTAGCCACTCTGATGATAATAGTGAGCGACAATACAGCAACCAATATGTTGATTGATAAAGTTGGAATGGACGATGTGAATCTCCTGATGCAAAATTTAGGATTGATGGAAACAAAATTACAGAGGAAGATGCAAGACTATCAAGCTGCTTTGAGTGGACAGGAGAATATTTCGACGCCTTTCGAGTTTATGAAACTGATGGAATGTCTCTTTAGAAAAAAGGGATTAGACGCCTGGGTGTGTGAGCAGACACTATCTGTTCTTAAAAAACCCAAGATAACCGCAATCAGCCTAGGAGTACCAATGGAACTTGAAATAGCGAACAAACCAGGAGGAATGATCGGAGTCAGCTGCGATGCGGCAATTATCTTTCAGCCAAATAGACCCTATGTAATAATTATACTTACCAAAGAGATCTCCTTGAGCGACGCTAGAAAGATCCTAGCAGGTAAACGGATAACCGAGGTCTCTAGCTTAGTATATGAATATTTCCAGTTTGAGTCCTCAGCCAACGTTTATGGGATGATAGTGCCTGAATCAGAACTCGCGTAA
- a CDS encoding cysteine hydrolase, which produces MSNRRIPFNILLKPVPAFNLSSRNTALLISDMQKLTVDKNGGWSKLMRLKGVSSEFEDYHAHLKRAVKNTRKILTKCRQLGIKIIFTRIVSQTKDGTDIGRQISVWDKDFPYDPDDETLSFTNEKKEIVLDKLCSNPFNCTFLEDLLKEMGIKYLIVCGVRTPGYLNALAFDAADRDFGVIVVSDASAGGVSNGTRRLTGGLIRVRNSQATLELLEDVVEGVLE; this is translated from the coding sequence TTGTCAAATCGTAGAATTCCCTTTAATATTCTTCTCAAGCCTGTGCCGGCCTTTAACCTTTCGTCGAGAAATACTGCCCTCCTGATTTCGGACATGCAGAAACTAACCGTTGATAAGAATGGAGGTTGGTCTAAACTTATGCGTCTTAAAGGTGTGTCATCTGAGTTTGAAGATTACCATGCACACTTAAAGCGTGCCGTAAAAAATACAAGGAAAATTTTAACCAAGTGTAGACAACTTGGCATAAAGATCATTTTCACCAGGATTGTCTCCCAGACAAAAGACGGAACAGATATTGGGCGTCAGATATCCGTTTGGGACAAAGATTTTCCCTATGATCCAGATGATGAGACCCTTTCCTTTACTAATGAAAAAAAAGAAATTGTCCTTGACAAGTTATGCAGCAATCCCTTCAATTGCACGTTTCTGGAAGACCTTCTAAAAGAAATGGGCATAAAGTACTTGATCGTTTGCGGCGTTAGAACCCCTGGATATCTAAATGCCTTGGCATTTGATGCGGCGGACAGAGACTTTGGTGTAATTGTTGTCTCCGATGCTAGCGCAGGAGGTGTCTCAAACGGTACCCGACGACTCACTGGTGGTTTGATACGTGTCAGAAACTCTCAAGCAACTCTGGAGTTGTTAGAAGATGTTGTGGAGGGGGTTCTAGAGTGA